A section of the Halichoerus grypus chromosome 11, mHalGry1.hap1.1, whole genome shotgun sequence genome encodes:
- the LOC118525727 gene encoding LOW QUALITY PROTEIN: olfactory receptor 5AK3-like (The sequence of the model RefSeq protein was modified relative to this genomic sequence to represent the inferred CDS: substituted 1 base at 1 genomic stop codon) yields MTKENNTEVTEFFFLGFGAQHKFRYILFIVFQVIYVTSMVGNVGMILLIKTDSRLQTPMYFFLQHLAFVDICYTSAITPKMLQNFILENKSISFEGCVIXLLVYAIFATSDCYLLATMAVDHYVAICNPLHYPKIMSQRVCIQLVASSYIMGSINASVHTGFTFSLYFCKSNTINHFFCDVSPILALSCSNIDINIMLLVVFVGFNLMFTVLVVIFSCMYIMAAILKISSAAGRKKAFSMCASHLTAVIIFYTTLSYMYLQPQANNSQENMKVASVFYGIVIPVLNSPIYSLRNKEVKEALKVMKKKYF; encoded by the coding sequence atgacaaaagaaaataacactgaagtgactgaatttttttttctgggatttgGTGCCCAACACAAGTTTCGATATATCCTCTTCATTGTATTTCAGGTCATCTATGTGACCTCCATGGTGGGTAACGTTGGGATGATCCTACTCATCAAAACAGATTCCAGACTTCAAACACCTATGTACTTTTTTCTACAACATTTGGCTTTTGTTGATATTTGTTATACATCTGCTATCACTCCCAAGATGCTGCAAAACTTCATATTAGAAAATAAGTCTATATCATTTGAGGGCTGTGTAATATAATTATTGGTTTATGCAATATTTGCAACCAGTGACTGCTACCTCCTGGCTACTATGGCAGTGGACCATTATGTAGCCATCTGTAACCCACTTCACTATCCCAAAATCATGTCCCAAAGAGTCTGCATCCAATTGGTAGCTAGTTCATACATCATGGGTTCAATAAATGCTTCTGTGCACACAGGTTTTACATTTTCACTGTACTTCTGCAAATCCAATACCATCAATCATTTTTTCTGTGATGTCTCTCCAATTCTTGCCCTTTCATGCTCCAATATTGACATCAACATCATGCTCCTCGTTGTTTTTGTGGGATTTAACTTGATGTTCACTGTGTTGGTTGTCATCTTTTCCTGCATGTATATCATGGCCGCCATCCTGAAGATATCTTCTgctgcaggaaggaaaaaagccTTCTCCATGTGTGCCTCCCACCTGACAGCAGTCATCATTTTCTATACAACCCTATCATATATGTACTTACAGCCTCAGGCTAATAATTCCCAGGAGAATATGAAAGTGGCCTCTGTATTTTATGGCATTGTGATTCCCGTTTTGAACTCCCCGATCTATAGTTTGAGaaataaagaggtaaaagaaGCTCTAAaagtgatgaagaaaaaatacTTCTAG